AGTAATTGTTAAGATTAAAATATACTACCAAATAGATACCATTGTTTGACCACTGTAAatactttatatttttacaacCCAGTGGCatatacaaatttttaaatttacCTACGCCTCTAAGTGTATCAATGGCAAGATCGGAAATTGTATTCTTTTTCAAATGTACAATAGATAAACCAGAACGATCATCCACTATTGCAATGTTATTGTTCAACGAACAAACACAATGTTTTGCAAAACGATCCAAAGACCAAACACATTCGAAAGAAAAATTGTTGACAAAATCAGGTCTGTCATCATCTACTGAATTAGCGATTTGTTTGAAAATATCACCTGAAGAACCTTTCTCCTTTGATGACAATTTATATATGTGGAGTCCATTTTTACCATGAACTATGAAGATATTCATTTTAATATATCCTAGTTCCAAGTGTAGATAATACAAAGTGTCCTTGGTGTTGGCAATATAAAAGGTTACACTGCCAAAATGCTAAACTGAGAAATGCGATATTATTtttttaataaaataaTATGTCATAAACAACCATGTCCGACCATTTCGTTGAAAATAATAAGAGGAAATTAAAAGTTAGAATAATTAAAACCAATAAGAAATTAGGAGAAATTTTAAAGCAAGCACGTGGAAACAATCGAAAGAATTATATTACTTTACAAATGAACCTAATAAAATTCTCATATCAACACAATCTTTAGTTATATAAACGTTTTAAAAGAAACGCTGGAGAATACATGACAACAACAAACTTTAGAAAACAAATACTATAGCAATGCTGAAGTAAAACTATTCTAGGTATAACATACAACCATAATAAAACAATCTGAAATTAAGTGGAAATATTGGTGGTAATGTATTATACAGGGTTATTAAAATCAAATTAGTATGGTCTCACAAATAAATACAAAAGGCATCCGTAGACGatgcaaatttttattACAACACAATTTTAACTAATAAATAATATGAAATCTTTAGAAACTGTCCCGGGTCCAATGAAAAAGCCGAGGAACCTGTATATAAGGCACTTCTAGAGACCCCAggtatgagaatgaacGGTTGTCCGTATTAAGCCCttaaaatgtgtatacGTTCAATGAAGTTGTTCGTTCTttatacaaaaatttgaatTTCATATGATAACCGTAAGGCGACCTGATCTCGATACTCCGAATCCACTTTCATCTGATATGTTCTAACTATGGGTACTTTATCTCTCTTTTATTCATTGTCATGTATTATTGTCATTATTTAACTAGTATGTGTGACCTGAGCCTATATATGGCTTGTCTATATCTGCCAACCAGACCAGACGGCTAACAAAACAACACAAAAGCTAATGGTAAAACAATACATAGACATATGATGCCTGAATTACTATTCATTTTCAGATGATAATTGTTCATCGTGGGTGTTTTTTTTAGTATCCTTAGAGGAGTCATTTATGCTCTTCtgatatttttggaagattttcTCAATTTTGTCGGACTCCAACTTCCTCTTTTTTATGATTTCAGGTTCCAGTTTCTTGTTTAGTTCTAATTCTTCGGGAGTCTTCGTGATGAACCTGTGATATTTCACTTGCCCACAAAAGACACCATCTTGTACTTTTATTGGCAGAAGATTTAGTCTAGGACCGATTTCCGATAGTCTAAAGTGGTTATAACGATAAAAATTAGCGTACCTTATTGCTATTTTAGCCTTTAGTGTGCCGGATTCAGAATTTTCTGAGTAGTTTATACCATATTTATGTCTGTGTATAATATCCAATGGTGATGAGTTATTAAACTCAATTATCTCATCTGTTTCACTGTCTAGACGAAAGTAAAGATCTTCATCGTTCAAATTGGGCAACAGTCCATCATTCATAATGTCTTGAAAATCCTTATCATCACTGAGAATATGCTTCATTGATTTCCTGTTCATGAGATCTTGCACAGCAGATGCTGTGTGGCAATCAACTAAATTTATGGAATAATGTCTCAAAACAATTGTATCAGAATCCTTGTCCTTATGAAACAAAACAGCTCTTCGGCAATTTTGTATCTATATGTACATATAAAGTAGACAATGTAAAACACACCTTTATAGTGTATAAATCTATAGGAGAAAAGATTGAATTTAAGGCAGATGCTATTTCAGACGAGAGATCAAAGTTTGATGCATCAGAGGTAGATTTTACctttaaatttttgttGGTTTTAGAAAACCCATTTAAAACCAAAAGAGGTGAAAACATTGATGTTCCAAAAGACTGAGGATTCTTCACTTGTTTCGAAATATCAGACATCAAAGAGAAGTCTTCGATTGAAAAAGTTATAGTTGGACCTTTAGGCAACGCTGCTAGTTTCAAGTATAACCCATTTTCACTCTGAGTTAATACCATGAGGTGAGTCAATGAAAGAACATCGGCCACGGTGGTAAAATCTCTTAATTTCTGTTTGGAACCCTCCTTTAAGTTTACAGCACAGTTTGGAGATAGAACAAGTCTAAGGTTATGGGCTAGTTGCTTAACCTCATTGCTTACTATCCCTCTCCTAATTACTAAGATTCTTGGCTCATCTGAATCAGTTTCTTGATCAACTTTTGGTTTTGAACGAGCTTTACGGGATGCCTTTGCCATTCTAAACTAACAACAACCTACGCGTTTAAATTACCTACAGCAAATATTAatacattcttccataaaataaaactacattataaaTTGTTTGGAAAGAAAATCCACAATACTTATTTTACTTGGACCTAAATAATAGGATTTCGCGTTGACCCCTATAAACACCCTGTGGAACCGGAAATTTCCAGAATATCCATGTTCTATGAATCATTGACTTATTGTGATAATAATCGGTGCAAATGAGCTGATCTTATCCAATATAATCCAACTGTAACCAGCGTGTAAAATCATCGAGACACCAAGCGTatgtagagaatataataacataaatatataaaataaaaaattaCCAAATAGTAGCAGATACTGTACTTACGATTATTCTGTGGGCCATCCAACACGCTTGAGGTTTAGATTATCCGTATCGATACCATGCGTATACGAATGTGTTCCAGCCTTCGATTTGATACTAGAAATATTTCGTCCGTTGTGAGAAGAGTGGAACTTATTTATTCCTTCATGTATCAACTCATAAAGTCTCTCAGGTAGTACGCAATCTACCCTAGATTCCTCCTGATTGATATCCAATGGTTTGAAATACCAGCCATATGAACGCTGCCAATCTTTATGAAACCCTCCATTTGTTTCAATAAGCTGGCGATATAAGTCACCTCCATATGAAAGCAAGACAGATGGGAACTGTTGTATATCAGCATCGTAGGCCGATCGAGGGACGACGTCGGCATCGATGATCAGAATTTTGTTTAATGGGAAATCCTCCGCAATCTTACCTATAGATTCGAATACCGATAGTGAGGACGTGCTTTGCTTTGTGAAAAACAGAGAGATTAAGAGATCTTTGGAGCTAACTATTTGGGTTTCTGAAATGTTTATAAAAGTAGAACATATAAAACTCACCCAAGGAAGAATACACAATATTATGATAATCTTCATAGTTTTTTACGAAAAAGACATTGGAACTCGAAGATTTAAAAGCAAGAGGAACGATATGTGATAATCTTTGCAAATGTCCCTGTCCGGCATGAAGGAACCGCTTTTCAGGGGTAAAAGTGGGTGAAATATTCGATTCAGTAATGCATCCCGAACGAATTCCGATCGTGTTACCAAAACCAAAGAATCGAGTCTGTGATAGACGAAGTTTTGGCAAACCGACgatagagaatctcatTTTACAGAGCAAATGAGAAAATGAATTGATATAACAAATAACTTGGATgttattcttgtatttcCCTTAGTTTGCTCCTCACCGAAATATAGTGCAATTACGTAATGATTCTAACACACTAAACTAAAATCGAGAAAACATAAACGAACTATCCATATTACTAGTCGAAGGTTacatttgtaacatttCTTATGTTAAGCTCTGATCACATTATGTTGCTAAAGGTATAGAATCACAAACAAAATCATCTTGTTGGTTGAAACATATTCTTTTTTACCAAAAACCACACAATTCAAAGTATATAACATTGGAAACAAGTTGGAATTCCTGAATGTGATCACATATAACAGCTATTTTTATCGAAGGCATCTGCTACCTTATTTTGCAACTATTGATTTGTATCAACTATGGAATGTGCGTATATCCCTATCAAAAATATTACAACTTATACATCTAACTGGACTATTTTAGCCAGGATTATCGATAAGTCCCCGCTAAAGTCCATCAAGAGTGATAACAGCTTTATGTCTATTGACATTAAGGACAAAAATGTAAGTTGTATAATGTATTAGCTTGTACACATATCAAAATAGTATATAAAATGCCACAAAAATACTTCAGGGAGATACAATTCGCGGAAAATTTTGGGGAGTGGCTGCTACCAAATGGGATGACATACTTCAAAAGGGAAACGTACATTTTCATAGACTGTAATAACAACATTCAGGtttatacattttccaaaggCTCGGTAAATCTGGCTAATAAGAAATTCAATAATACTCCGCATAATTACGAACTTACCTTTAACATTGACAGTCAAATTGAACAAGCTGATGACATAGGTGACATTGATAACGAGAGAAAGTTGGTTTATTAAATGATTTGTAATGAAAATGTTTAGTTATAATTTTGTAACATTGAGAGAAATAAAATCCACAGCCCGTGAGTCACCCTTTATGGTTGATATTCTTTGCTTTGCAAAATCCATAAGTCCAATATCTATGGTACGTTTTctattttattatttctTTTATGCTTTCAATATTACACTAACAGACTTCGACAAAATTCTCCAAGgaaatgaaaagaagaacaCTGCATATTGTAGATGATAGTGGATATGAACTAGAAATTACTCTTTGGGGTCAAATGGTAATCATatgttttatatttaacaCTTTGCTTAATAGGCTGAATTGGAGCTTCTAGATGATATTCTAGATAAACCGCTTATAGTATCTCAAATAACTAtcaaagaatggaatggTGGTAGATATGGTCAAAGTAGTCTAGCATCTGATATAAAGATTGCTAATCAGCAAAATGTTAGAGATAAAGACAAACTATCAAACTTAGAAACGTGGTACCATCAGGTTTGTATAATTAACCCGTAAAACATTTTCCTAGGCTCTCTCCCAAAATGAAATATTTAAGAGCTTAAAATCTCAATCATCTATATCAAATAAGGAGACATATGAATTTTCGAATATAGAAAAAATCAATAGCAAAACTAAGGGGGGCTACACATTCAACTGTAAATTAAGAAGGatcttttggaaaaataaagatggaaCTACCCGCCTTTGGTACCAATCTTGCCCTATGTGTTTTAAGAAAGTTATAATTGATGAAGATAGCAATATCTACAGGTGTATAGCGTGTGATGATGCTGTCGTTACTCCAGTCCTGAGATTTTTGTTCACATGTCTATTCATAGATTACAGTGGCCAAATAATATGCAATATATACGGAGAAAATGGAACTAAATTGATTGGAATGACAGAACAGCAACTT
This region of Theileria equi strain WA chromosome 1, complete sequence genomic DNA includes:
- a CDS encoding hypothetical protein (encoded by transcript BEWA_021770A); amino-acid sequence: MRFSIVGLPKLRLSQTRFFGFGNTIGIRSGCITESNISPTFTPEKRFLHAGQGHLQRLSHIVPLAFKSSSSNVFFVKNYEDYHNIVYSSLETQIVSSKDLLISLFFTKQSTSSLSVFESIGKIAEDFPLNKILIIDADVVPRSAYDADIQQFPSVLLSYGGDLYRQLIETNGGFHKDWQRSYGWYFKPLDINQEESRVDCVLPERLYELIHEGINKFHSSHNGRNISSIKSKAGTHSYTHGIDTDNLNLKRVGWPTE
- a CDS encoding hypothetical protein (encoded by transcript BEWA_021780A), whose translation is MECAYIPIKNITTYTSNWTILARIIDKSPLKSIKSDNSFMSIDIKDKNGDTIRGKFWGVAATKWDDILQKGNVYTFSKGSVNLANKKFNNTPHNYELTFNIDSQIEQADDIGDIDNERNYNFVTLREIKSTARESPFMVDILCFAKSISPISMTSTKFSKEMKRRTLHIVDDSGYELEITLWGQMAELELLDDILDKPLIVSQITIKEWNGGRYGQSSLASDIKIANQQNVRDKDKLSNLETWYHQALSQNEIFKSLKSQSSISNKETYEFSNIEKINSKTKGGYTFNCKLRRIFWKNKDGTTRLWYQSCPMCFKKVIIDEDSNIYRCIACDDAVVTPVLRFLFTCLFIDYSGQIICNIYGENGTKLIGMTEQQLDALDKDKLKNALDFVATHKDFKISGFYKSKTYNGEVKNTFNVTNIELVNHIDEANMLLDKMQITYDSVLKFLEIKSDDGTIESEPKRTKSIE
- a CDS encoding hypothetical protein (encoded by transcript BEWA_021760A); translation: MAKASRKARSKPKVDQETDSDEPRILVIRRGIVSNEVKQLAHNLRLVLSPNCAVNLKEGSKQKLRDFTTVADVLSLTHLMVLTQSENGLYLKLAALPKGPTITFSIEDFSLMSDISKQVKNPQSFGTSMFSPLLVLNGFSKTNKNLKVKSTSDASNFDLSSEIASALNSIFSPIDLYTIKIQNCRRAVLFHKDKDSDTIVLRHYSINLVDCHTASAVQDLMNRKSMKHILSDDKDFQDIMNDGLLPNLNDEDLYFRLDSETDEIIEFNNSSPLDIIHRHKYGINYSENSESGTLKAKIAIRLSEIGPRLNLLPIKVQDGVFCGQVKYHRFITKTPEELELNKKLEPEIIKKRKLESDKIEKIFQKYQKSINDSSKDTKKNTHDEQLSSENE